In the genome of Chryseobacterium oryzae, one region contains:
- a CDS encoding GLPGLI family protein: MKNIKFITFLFLANFIFGQNKIFLYDYKFIPDSTNKKNVRDELMILNIQKGKSEFYSSEMYNADSIMLAESNKGNFAMPPNKEMIRDRVIKYFDSNPIDYITFMSVNKFIIKQNIDLKWKLENEFSKILNYDVQKATTEFGGRKWTAWFTKEIPVQDGPYKFKNLPGLILKIEDSNQNHIFEIKGIKNNTTDFEYPNLNNYQEFKLSYDQFAKKFKNYRKNPTADLADQIPDQTDADGNFRTSTQILKEWNDKLLDRFKKDNNIIEINLLK; this comes from the coding sequence ATGAAAAACATTAAATTTATAACTTTTCTTTTTCTAGCAAATTTTATTTTTGGTCAGAACAAAATATTTCTTTATGACTATAAATTCATTCCAGATTCCACAAATAAAAAAAATGTTAGGGATGAATTAATGATTTTAAATATCCAAAAAGGTAAATCGGAATTTTATAGTTCTGAAATGTATAATGCTGACTCAATTATGTTAGCAGAAAGTAATAAAGGAAATTTTGCAATGCCTCCAAATAAAGAAATGATTCGTGATAGAGTTATAAAATATTTTGATTCAAACCCAATAGATTATATAACTTTTATGTCTGTTAATAAGTTTATTATTAAACAGAACATTGATTTAAAATGGAAATTAGAAAATGAATTTTCAAAAATTTTAAATTATGATGTTCAAAAAGCTACAACGGAATTTGGAGGAAGAAAATGGACAGCTTGGTTTACCAAAGAAATTCCAGTGCAAGATGGACCCTACAAATTCAAAAATCTTCCTGGATTAATTTTAAAAATTGAAGATTCTAATCAAAATCATATATTTGAAATAAAAGGAATTAAAAACAATACAACAGATTTTGAATACCCAAATTTGAATAATTATCAAGAATTTAAATTAAGTTATGATCAATTTGCTAAAAAATTTAAAAATTATCGAAAGAATCCAACAGCCGATTTAGCTGATCAAATCCCTGACCAAACAGACGCTGACGGAAACTTTAGAACTTCTACACAAATATTAAAGGAATGGAACGATAAATTGTTAGACCGTTTTAAGAAAGATAATAATATAATTGAAATAAACTTGCTCAAATAA
- a CDS encoding type II toxin-antitoxin system RelE/ParE family toxin, translated as MENSYEILWTDLSLEELDETVKYLEREFSQNEIDNLGDEIERITLIISHNPTIFPLSDKLKTRKVVILKFNTLYYRVINEKIEIISFFSNRQSPKTRKI; from the coding sequence ATGGAAAACAGTTATGAAATTCTTTGGACTGACCTATCGTTAGAAGAACTTGACGAAACTGTTAAATATCTTGAAAGAGAATTTTCTCAAAATGAAATTGATAATTTGGGAGATGAAATCGAAAGAATAACCTTAATTATTTCACATAATCCTACTATTTTTCCTTTGTCTGACAAATTGAAAACTAGAAAAGTTGTAATTCTAAAATTCAACACTTTATATTACAGAGTTATAAACGAAAAAATTGAAATTATTTCTTTCTTTTCAAATCGGCAAAGTCCTAAAACAAGGAAAATATAA
- a CDS encoding phosphoenolpyruvate carboxylase, with product MIQDQRAEKFRQIVENKFQIYNSLFMSLPYDKMTNIGMLLPFLYEESKEGYLVGKTPVEIVEEFFVNHTDLVNEDQKLELLFKIIQYIERQVVLFDSIEDAAFPGLHSESDSGTITNLYERAYHDHKLEKVHEKLKDFTVKVVFTAHPTQFYPSSVQRILQDLRQAIGADSITNIDMLLQQLGKTPFVNKEKPTPIDEALSIIHYLRYVYYDSIGELYGKIKKTFGNSNSHLHENIIQLGFWPGGDRDGNPFVTAEVTKKVSEELRTAILKSYYANLKDVRRRLSFRGVSEVLTKLSAELYTAIFKNEKISSEDILKRLDEAEEILINEHNSLFLEILVDFKDRVKIFGTHFATLDIRQDSRIHQTVVDEIFDAIFGKKEADYTEKYNKLIEFNEKFNFDDYSEIVKETLGNISQIKEIQDFNGIRGMHRYIISNSDAVKDVMNVYTFFKICGYRDEDINMDIVPLFETMEGLENAENVMKELYLNPIYKKHLERRGNEQTIMLGFSDGTKDGGYLKANWEIYKAKEVLTKISEENEVKVVFFDGRGGPPARGGGKTHDFYASQGKTIANNKIELTIQGQTITSIFGNKEQAKYNFEQLLTAGVENDVFKNSKKDLSAKERALITELANISYKKYSDLKAHPMFVPYLQEMSTLEYYGKANIGSRPSKRGGDNELKFEDLRAIPFVGSWSQLKQNVPGFFGFGYAMQQLKEEGRFDEVKELYKGSDFFKTLVLNSMMSMNKSYFPLTYYIKENPKFGAFWEILFQEFNLSKDIMLELTGFTILQQEDPLSRKSVKIREKIVLPLLSIQQYALMKIQKGEGDIEAYKKLVTRSLFGNINASRNSA from the coding sequence ATGATACAAGACCAGCGCGCAGAAAAATTCAGACAGATTGTAGAAAATAAATTTCAAATCTACAATTCTTTATTCATGAGTCTTCCTTATGATAAGATGACTAATATTGGGATGCTACTTCCTTTTCTGTATGAAGAAAGTAAAGAAGGATATTTGGTTGGGAAAACTCCAGTGGAAATTGTAGAAGAATTTTTCGTCAACCATACCGATTTGGTAAATGAAGATCAAAAGCTTGAACTGTTGTTTAAAATTATACAATATATTGAAAGACAGGTGGTTTTGTTTGATAGTATTGAAGATGCTGCATTTCCCGGACTTCATTCTGAAAGCGATAGTGGTACCATTACCAATCTGTACGAAAGAGCGTATCATGACCATAAACTGGAAAAAGTACATGAAAAACTGAAGGATTTCACCGTAAAAGTGGTGTTTACTGCCCATCCTACGCAGTTTTATCCAAGTTCTGTCCAGCGAATCCTGCAGGATTTAAGACAGGCAATAGGTGCAGATTCAATCACCAATATCGATATGCTGCTTCAACAGCTTGGGAAAACTCCATTTGTAAATAAAGAAAAACCGACTCCTATAGATGAAGCTTTAAGCATCATTCATTATCTTAGGTACGTTTATTACGATTCTATTGGAGAACTCTATGGTAAAATAAAGAAAACATTTGGCAACAGTAATTCTCATCTTCATGAAAATATCATTCAACTTGGTTTTTGGCCTGGAGGAGATCGCGACGGAAATCCATTTGTTACTGCCGAAGTTACTAAAAAAGTTTCTGAGGAACTGCGTACCGCTATTTTGAAATCTTATTACGCCAATCTTAAAGATGTAAGACGGAGATTGAGTTTCCGTGGAGTTTCCGAAGTATTGACAAAACTGAGTGCAGAATTATATACAGCCATTTTTAAAAACGAAAAAATATCTAGTGAAGATATTCTGAAAAGGCTTGATGAAGCAGAGGAAATACTTATTAATGAGCATAATTCTCTGTTTTTAGAAATTTTGGTTGATTTTAAAGATCGTGTAAAGATTTTCGGAACTCACTTTGCGACTTTAGATATACGACAAGACAGCAGAATTCATCAGACTGTTGTGGATGAAATTTTCGATGCGATTTTTGGAAAAAAGGAAGCTGATTATACTGAAAAATACAATAAACTTATTGAATTTAATGAGAAATTTAATTTTGATGATTATAGTGAAATTGTAAAAGAAACTTTGGGAAATATTTCTCAAATTAAAGAAATTCAGGATTTTAATGGTATTAGAGGAATGCATCGCTACATTATTTCTAATTCTGATGCCGTAAAAGATGTTATGAATGTATATACATTTTTCAAGATCTGTGGTTATCGTGATGAAGATATCAATATGGATATTGTACCCCTTTTTGAAACCATGGAAGGCCTTGAGAATGCTGAAAATGTCATGAAAGAATTATATCTAAATCCTATTTATAAAAAGCATTTAGAACGAAGAGGAAATGAGCAGACCATTATGCTCGGTTTTTCGGATGGTACTAAAGACGGTGGATATTTGAAAGCAAACTGGGAAATATATAAAGCTAAAGAAGTTTTAACAAAAATTTCAGAAGAAAATGAGGTTAAAGTAGTGTTTTTTGACGGAAGGGGAGGTCCACCAGCAAGAGGTGGCGGTAAAACCCATGATTTTTATGCTTCTCAAGGTAAAACAATTGCCAATAATAAAATTGAATTAACCATTCAGGGACAGACCATTACCAGTATTTTTGGCAATAAAGAACAGGCAAAATATAATTTTGAACAGCTTTTAACAGCCGGTGTAGAAAATGATGTGTTCAAAAATTCCAAAAAAGATTTATCGGCGAAAGAAAGAGCTTTAATTACTGAGTTAGCCAACATCAGTTATAAAAAATATTCTGATCTGAAAGCTCATCCAATGTTTGTACCTTATCTTCAGGAAATGAGTACGTTAGAATATTATGGTAAAGCCAATATAGGAAGCAGACCATCTAAACGTGGTGGAGATAATGAGCTTAAATTTGAAGACTTGAGAGCTATACCATTTGTAGGATCCTGGTCGCAATTGAAACAGAATGTACCAGGTTTTTTCGGGTTTGGATATGCAATGCAACAATTGAAAGAAGAAGGCAGATTTGATGAAGTTAAAGAGCTTTACAAAGGTTCTGATTTCTTTAAAACACTTGTTTTAAATTCAATGATGAGCATGAATAAATCATACTTTCCGCTAACTTATTACATTAAAGAAAATCCTAAGTTTGGGGCATTTTGGGAAATACTTTTTCAGGAATTTAATCTTTCTAAAGACATCATGTTGGAGCTGACTGGCTTTACAATTCTTCAGCAGGAAGATCCTCTGTCCCGAAAATCTGTTAAAATTCGTGAGAAAATTGTACTTCCGCTTTTAAGCATTCAGCAATATGCACTTATGAAAATTCAAAAAGGAGAAGGCGATATAGAAGCGTATAAAAAACTGGTAACGAGATCGTTATTCGGAAATATTAACGCAAGCAGAAATTCTGCATAA
- a CDS encoding restriction endonuclease, which translates to MRKSPIDELFYELYGFYPNKAGSAYEIIVASAIKIISGDNIKYNQHLKGIYSESDYQLDGLNIDKKQMIEAKDYTINKKKVGRDDLQKLQGALSDLDVEKGIFASATDYTKPAKKYSESTGKNPLNKEIELYNIRESTKLDEKGRINKFEVTLSMITPDFKLGKMNFAWTNDAIEKFKQNGLIGKPIKLSTDRFYNEDGSINCLIEDFTYNNQPIHVNMDDEYGEGCWLLPNRFIKYENELYGFKGIEYKIPYKKSDTTFTVESDGQPKILIKSEDGNINKLLTDEQFRKLTIENGEIK; encoded by the coding sequence ATGAGAAAATCGCCAATTGATGAATTATTTTATGAACTTTATGGATTTTATCCAAATAAAGCAGGAAGTGCCTATGAAATAATTGTTGCAAGTGCAATAAAAATAATTTCAGGTGACAATATTAAATATAATCAACACTTAAAAGGAATTTATAGTGAATCTGATTATCAACTTGATGGGCTGAATATTGATAAGAAACAAATGATTGAGGCTAAAGACTATACTATAAATAAAAAAAAGGTTGGTCGAGATGATTTACAAAAACTTCAAGGAGCACTTTCTGATTTAGATGTTGAAAAAGGTATTTTTGCGTCGGCAACAGATTATACAAAACCTGCTAAAAAATATTCTGAAAGCACAGGAAAAAATCCACTTAATAAAGAAATTGAATTATACAATATTAGAGAATCAACGAAATTAGATGAAAAAGGCAGAATAAATAAATTTGAAGTAACCTTAAGTATGATTACTCCAGATTTTAAATTAGGGAAGATGAATTTTGCTTGGACAAATGATGCTATTGAAAAATTTAAACAAAACGGATTAATTGGAAAACCAATTAAATTATCAACAGATAGATTTTATAATGAAGATGGAAGTATTAATTGTTTGATCGAAGATTTTACATATAACAATCAACCAATCCACGTAAATATGGACGATGAATATGGTGAAGGATGTTGGCTTCTCCCAAATAGATTTATAAAATATGAAAATGAGCTTTATGGGTTTAAAGGCATTGAATATAAAATTCCATACAAAAAAAGTGACACAACTTTTACAGTAGAAAGTGACGGTCAACCTAAAATACTAATTAAGTCAGAAGATGGTAACATAAACAAGCTACTTACAGATGAACAATTTAGAAAATTAACAATAGAAAACGGAGAAATAAAATAA
- a CDS encoding HigA family addiction module antitoxin — translation MEKLRNITPGEILLEEFLIPLEISQYRLSKDLEIPQTRVSEIIKGNRRISADTAVRLSAYFGNSAKFWLGLQDDYDIENEMNEKSNEVKRIIRIRKDKEKNVA, via the coding sequence ATGGAAAAATTAAGAAATATAACACCTGGAGAAATTTTATTAGAAGAATTTTTAATTCCTCTTGAAATTTCGCAATATAGATTATCAAAAGATTTAGAAATTCCGCAAACAAGAGTTTCTGAAATTATCAAAGGAAACAGAAGAATTTCCGCAGATACAGCTGTAAGACTTAGTGCTTATTTTGGTAATTCTGCGAAATTTTGGCTCGGACTTCAAGATGATTATGATATTGAAAATGAAATGAACGAAAAATCAAATGAGGTAAAAAGAATTATACGAATAAGGAAAGATAAAGAAAAAAACGTCGCCTAA
- the bla gene encoding class A beta-lactamase produces the protein MNPKQIILLFLLIFTNITISSQTKQNLVLQKQIEKILENKKADVGISIIGIKKNDLTQINGDKFYPMLSTVKFQIALAILNKVQKGELSMNQKLFVKKEELLENTYSPFKKEYPNGNMSITLEEAIKWMVSYSDNNLTDILLRLIDGPETVQNFINSKNFVIKNDEEDMHKDWESQFVNKVTPNEAAHLLKKFNDKKLLNKENTIWLYNAMLNNKSGANRIKGNLSEKTKIAHRTGTSFTNDAGMTGAINDIGIIELPANNKKIFIAIFVHDTYETFENSEKIIAEISKLVFDYYNKK, from the coding sequence ATGAATCCAAAGCAAATTATTCTATTATTTTTATTGATATTCACAAACATAACAATTTCATCTCAAACTAAACAGAATTTAGTCTTGCAAAAGCAAATTGAGAAAATTCTTGAAAATAAAAAAGCCGATGTGGGTATTTCAATTATTGGAATTAAAAAAAATGATTTAACTCAAATAAATGGAGACAAATTTTATCCAATGTTAAGTACTGTAAAATTCCAAATTGCTTTGGCTATTTTGAACAAAGTTCAAAAAGGAGAGCTTTCGATGAATCAAAAACTATTTGTAAAAAAGGAAGAATTATTAGAAAATACTTACAGTCCATTTAAAAAAGAATATCCTAATGGAAATATGTCAATTACACTCGAAGAAGCAATCAAATGGATGGTTTCATATAGTGATAATAATTTGACAGATATTTTATTACGCTTAATTGATGGTCCAGAAACTGTACAGAATTTTATTAATAGTAAAAACTTTGTAATAAAAAATGATGAAGAAGATATGCACAAAGATTGGGAATCACAGTTCGTAAATAAAGTAACTCCAAATGAAGCAGCTCATTTGCTTAAAAAATTTAATGATAAAAAACTTCTAAATAAAGAAAATACAATATGGCTTTATAATGCAATGCTAAATAATAAATCTGGAGCCAACAGAATCAAAGGAAATTTATCTGAAAAGACAAAAATAGCTCATAGAACCGGTACATCATTTACAAATGACGCAGGAATGACAGGAGCAATTAATGATATTGGAATTATTGAATTGCCAGCAAATAATAAAAAAATATTCATAGCAATTTTTGTTCACGATACATATGAAACTTTCGAAAATTCAGAAAAGATAATAGCAGAAATTTCAAAATTAGTATTTGATTATTATAACAAAAAATAA
- a CDS encoding 3'-5' exonuclease family protein — translation MSYIVVDIESDGPIPGDFSMICFGAVIVEENLSKTFYGKLKPISEKWIPEAIAISGFKREETLEFDNPTEVMLNFEDWIKQNSKGRPIFISDNNGFDWMFICWYFHYFIGRNPFGYSSRRISDLYCGLVKDTFAQWKHLRKTEHTHNPVDDAKGNAEVLLYMKNELELKISLK, via the coding sequence ATGAGTTATATAGTTGTAGATATAGAATCAGATGGTCCAATTCCTGGAGATTTTTCAATGATTTGTTTTGGAGCTGTAATAGTGGAGGAAAATCTTAGTAAAACCTTTTACGGTAAACTAAAACCTATTTCTGAAAAATGGATTCCTGAAGCAATTGCAATTTCTGGATTTAAACGAGAAGAAACTTTGGAATTTGACAATCCAACTGAAGTTATGTTAAACTTTGAAGATTGGATTAAACAAAACTCTAAAGGAAGACCAATATTTATAAGTGATAATAATGGATTCGATTGGATGTTTATATGTTGGTATTTTCATTATTTCATTGGGCGAAATCCCTTTGGTTATTCATCAAGAAGAATCTCAGATTTATATTGTGGACTCGTAAAAGATACTTTTGCACAATGGAAACACTTAAGAAAAACGGAACACACTCACAATCCAGTTGATGATGCAAAAGGAAATGCAGAAGTTCTACTTTATATGAAAAATGAATTGGAGTTAAAAATTAGCTTAAAATAA
- a CDS encoding type II toxin-antitoxin system RelE/ParE family toxin — MIVNFGNKETEKIWKGIVSKKLPREIQEVARRKLRMINNSIDVNDLRIPPANRLEKLKGDLKEFYSIRINNQWRVVFKWENGNAFEVEIMDYH, encoded by the coding sequence ATGATTGTAAATTTTGGAAATAAAGAAACCGAAAAAATATGGAAGGGAATTGTTTCCAAAAAACTTCCAAGAGAAATTCAAGAAGTTGCAAGGCGAAAGTTAAGAATGATAAATAATTCAATCGATGTAAATGACTTAAGAATTCCGCCAGCAAATCGACTTGAAAAACTAAAAGGAGATTTAAAAGAATTCTATAGCATAAGGATTAACAATCAATGGAGAGTTGTTTTTAAATGGGAAAATGGCAATGCTTTTGAGGTTGAAATTATGGACTATCATTAA
- a CDS encoding DUF7677 family protein codes for METKKLSESFSGALRTFVYFMSSGTQNTLKDIEYLSLYGEEPSAIEQVFAIYANVIELDENGQVLNAKYAEKRATDYLRAYCDAKFVVDPPFESWEIKLHEPPPKIDII; via the coding sequence ATGGAAACTAAAAAATTGAGCGAGTCTTTCAGCGGAGCATTGAGAACTTTTGTATATTTTATGTCAAGTGGAACCCAAAACACATTAAAAGATATAGAATATTTATCTCTTTATGGTGAAGAACCTAGTGCAATTGAGCAAGTTTTTGCAATTTATGCAAATGTTATTGAACTTGATGAAAACGGACAAGTTCTAAACGCAAAATACGCAGAAAAAAGAGCAACCGATTATTTAAGAGCATATTGTGACGCTAAATTTGTGGTTGACCCACCTTTTGAAAGTTGGGAAATAAAATTACACGAACCACCACCAAAAATAGACATAATCTAA
- a CDS encoding GNAT family N-acetyltransferase, with product MIIETEELKIIPLNSKQLLSYTEGNQLEKELRIHEKDRFMSETVKMKILSKILKNINEDEENFYFYTFWIIILKKENEIAGEFCFKGKPKNGRVEIGYATFPKFHNRGIMSKSIEKIIEWVFINTEITNIIAETDSQNLSSIQVLKKNKFKLFQSQANNFIWMRTK from the coding sequence ATGATTATTGAAACAGAAGAACTGAAAATAATTCCCCTAAACTCAAAACAACTTTTAAGTTATACGGAAGGTAATCAACTTGAAAAAGAACTGAGAATACATGAAAAAGATCGCTTCATGTCTGAAACAGTAAAAATGAAAATTCTAAGCAAAATTCTTAAAAACATTAACGAAGATGAAGAAAACTTCTATTTTTACACTTTTTGGATAATAATATTAAAAAAAGAAAATGAAATAGCTGGAGAATTTTGCTTTAAAGGAAAACCAAAAAACGGAAGAGTAGAAATTGGATATGCCACTTTTCCGAAATTTCACAATAGAGGAATTATGTCTAAATCTATAGAAAAAATTATAGAATGGGTTTTTATTAATACTGAAATTACCAATATAATTGCTGAAACAGATTCTCAAAACCTTTCATCCATTCAAGTTTTAAAGAAGAATAAGTTTAAGCTATTTCAATCCCAAGCAAATAATTTTATTTGGATGAGAACAAAATAA
- a CDS encoding WG repeat-containing protein, whose protein sequence is MKKIFLSSLFLFLSIKTFSQYQKVYRFDEYQKNWALVKTKSGTFGFIDKNKKAVVAPIYSKIEKFGIIHPDLALVKSIADTYGLINREGKEVTPAIYEKIGKFGDFKKGFAVVESTTNHFGLIDENGKESVPPNYSLEELKMKFQ, encoded by the coding sequence ATGAAAAAAATATTCTTAAGCTCTTTATTTTTATTTTTAAGCATTAAAACATTTTCGCAATATCAAAAAGTTTACCGTTTCGATGAATATCAGAAGAATTGGGCTTTAGTAAAAACAAAATCCGGTACTTTTGGATTTATTGATAAAAATAAAAAAGCTGTGGTGGCTCCAATCTACTCTAAAATTGAGAAATTTGGAATTATTCATCCAGATTTAGCATTAGTAAAATCTATTGCGGACACTTATGGACTTATTAACAGAGAAGGAAAAGAAGTTACACCCGCTATTTATGAAAAAATAGGAAAGTTTGGCGACTTTAAAAAAGGTTTCGCTGTGGTAGAATCTACGACCAACCATTTCGGACTTATCGACGAAAACGGAAAAGAGTCTGTACCGCCCAACTATTCTCTGGAAGAACTTAAAATGAAATTCCAATAG
- a CDS encoding class I SAM-dependent methyltransferase, with protein MSSSYERMNYITSFGFSIRWRKQFLKKLGKSKENLNIIDLLSGLGENWTFLKSNFPNSNFYALDFSENMVNYSINKAKKVFQNELNIICDNMLENNLESSNFDIISCAYGLKTFNENQLEIFAKEVSRILKPNGKFSFVEVSKPQNKFLLYFYSFYLGKVIPILGKIFLGNPEDYRMLWVYTKQYQNSKKVKEIFEKYNLKVNLDYYFGGCATGISGRKL; from the coding sequence ATGTCAAGTTCGTATGAAAGAATGAATTACATAACTTCATTCGGTTTTTCTATTCGTTGGAGAAAACAATTTCTAAAAAAATTAGGGAAATCGAAAGAAAATTTAAATATAATTGATTTGCTTTCTGGACTAGGAGAAAACTGGACATTTTTAAAATCTAATTTTCCAAATTCTAATTTTTATGCATTAGATTTTTCAGAGAACATGGTAAATTATTCAATAAATAAAGCGAAAAAAGTATTTCAAAATGAGCTGAATATAATTTGTGACAATATGCTTGAAAATAATTTGGAATCTAGCAATTTCGATATTATTTCATGTGCATACGGATTAAAAACATTTAATGAAAATCAACTTGAAATATTTGCGAAAGAAGTATCTAGAATTCTAAAACCGAATGGAAAATTTAGTTTTGTAGAAGTTTCAAAACCCCAAAATAAATTTCTACTCTATTTTTACAGTTTCTATTTAGGAAAAGTTATTCCCATTTTGGGAAAAATATTTTTAGGAAATCCTGAAGACTATAGAATGTTGTGGGTTTACACAAAACAATATCAAAACTCAAAAAAAGTAAAAGAAATTTTTGAAAAATATAATTTAAAAGTAAATTTAGATTATTATTTTGGAGGTTGTGCAACTGGAATTAGTGGAAGAAAATTGTGA
- a CDS encoding DUF6265 family protein yields MKKSLFFLITIFVLSCNQNSKTNQTENSQTESKTETTENFDWLTGKWKRLNEEAGKESFENWDKISATEYSGIGFTIQKGDTVSQEKMNIIEKDGKWTLLVKMPNEKEPTKFKNAELKNNEFVFVNDSIDFPKKVKYWIEGEKIKATVSNEKMEIPFEFEKIN; encoded by the coding sequence ATGAAAAAATCATTATTCTTTTTAATTACAATTTTTGTTTTATCGTGTAATCAAAACTCGAAAACAAATCAAACTGAAAATTCACAAACTGAGTCTAAAACTGAAACTACCGAAAATTTTGATTGGTTAACTGGAAAATGGAAACGTTTAAATGAAGAAGCCGGAAAAGAATCTTTTGAAAATTGGGACAAAATTAGTGCAACTGAATATTCCGGAATTGGATTTACTATACAGAAAGGAGATACTGTAAGCCAAGAAAAAATGAATATAATTGAGAAAGATGGAAAATGGACTTTACTTGTTAAAATGCCTAATGAAAAAGAACCAACGAAATTCAAAAATGCAGAATTAAAAAATAATGAATTTGTTTTTGTAAATGACTCCATTGATTTTCCTAAAAAAGTCAAATATTGGATTGAAGGCGAAAAAATAAAAGCAACGGTTTCAAATGAAAAAATGGAAATTCCTTTTGAATTTGAAAAAATAAATTAA
- a CDS encoding GNAT family N-acetyltransferase has translation MQTVKTKEILETNRLLLRELCINDDENFYKLNLNPNVIKYTGNSAFENIDEARKFLENYSDYKLNGFGRWAVIEKESNKFLGWCGLKYDNNINETDIGFRFFEEYWNKGFATESAKACLEFGFEKLNQKIIIGRAMSENIASIKVLEKIGLKFEKEFDFDSKNKGVIYKIENKKAFT, from the coding sequence ATGCAAACCGTCAAAACAAAGGAAATCTTAGAAACAAATCGACTTTTATTAAGAGAATTATGTATAAATGACGATGAAAATTTCTACAAACTTAATTTGAACCCAAACGTCATAAAATATACTGGAAATTCGGCTTTTGAAAATATTGATGAAGCTCGAAAATTTTTAGAAAATTATTCTGATTATAAGTTGAATGGATTTGGAAGATGGGCCGTAATTGAAAAAGAATCTAATAAATTTCTTGGTTGGTGTGGACTTAAATATGACAATAATATTAACGAAACAGATATTGGATTTAGATTTTTTGAAGAATATTGGAATAAAGGTTTCGCAACAGAAAGTGCAAAAGCTTGTTTAGAATTTGGATTCGAAAAATTAAATCAAAAGATAATAATTGGACGAGCAATGTCTGAAAATATTGCTTCAATAAAAGTTCTTGAAAAAATTGGCCTTAAATTCGAAAAAGAATTTGACTTTGATTCAAAAAATAAAGGTGTAATCTACAAAATTGAAAATAAAAAGGCCTTCACATAA
- a CDS encoding DUF6584 family protein: MRKKLAEIYFQSGFYDRAGLFWMLTEPRTENIKKCQEIYLSTVNNSGNKILHDFQFRGDENMLNEYAKTKLHNFQTDSLEKTGNVPIFKEKSKYSKRKSNIITDNSKFPTFIFFTVIISIISLIILGIYKLVEILVA, from the coding sequence TTGAGAAAAAAACTAGCTGAAATTTATTTTCAAAGTGGATTTTATGATAGAGCTGGATTATTCTGGATGCTAACAGAACCAAGAACTGAAAATATTAAAAAATGTCAAGAAATTTATCTTTCGACCGTAAATAATTCTGGAAATAAAATATTGCATGATTTTCAATTTCGTGGTGACGAAAATATGCTAAATGAATATGCAAAAACAAAATTGCATAACTTTCAAACTGATAGTTTGGAGAAAACTGGAAATGTTCCAATATTCAAGGAAAAATCAAAATATTCTAAACGAAAATCAAACATTATTACTGATAATTCTAAATTTCCAACTTTTATCTTTTTCACTGTAATAATCTCAATTATTTCACTAATTATTCTCGGAATTTATAAATTAGTTGAAATTCTTGTTGCATAA